In the Rhodobacteraceae bacterium M382 genome, one interval contains:
- a CDS encoding LysR family transcriptional regulator: MKRRLPPLNAIRAFEAAARLESISEAAEELSVTPTAISHQIRHLENLLDIKLFERSGRNIVLTDQGGRMLPDITRGMDSLAAAFEETYGNIDTNTVNISTTREFARYWLQPRLGAFYEAFPALTLNIYASETVADMSGSEIDVAVRYGLKPPDGSDELGLYQEYYVAAVCRSLLPPDRAPRIEALTAKRLIDVRWENSALIAPSWKIWFGEAGQTNFDSFRRMSFDAYNLAFDALKRGHGAALLSRTIVKSSEFDADLVQLEGPQLPGYFYRVIRSPAAMRKRAVRQFVDWLVETVTD; encoded by the coding sequence ATGAAACGACGCTTGCCACCTCTGAATGCGATCCGCGCCTTTGAAGCCGCTGCCCGATTGGAAAGCATTTCCGAGGCGGCCGAAGAGCTGTCGGTGACGCCCACTGCCATCAGCCATCAGATCCGTCATCTGGAAAACCTGCTGGACATCAAGCTGTTCGAAAGATCGGGGCGCAATATCGTGCTGACTGATCAAGGTGGGCGCATGTTGCCCGACATCACCCGAGGGATGGACAGTCTTGCTGCAGCGTTCGAGGAAACCTATGGCAATATCGACACCAACACGGTGAATATCTCGACCACCCGGGAATTCGCGCGCTATTGGCTGCAACCGCGGCTGGGGGCCTTTTATGAAGCTTTTCCTGCGCTAACATTGAACATCTATGCATCCGAAACGGTGGCAGACATGTCCGGCAGCGAAATCGACGTGGCCGTAAGATATGGATTGAAACCGCCGGATGGATCCGATGAACTGGGGCTGTATCAGGAATATTATGTGGCGGCTGTGTGCCGCAGCCTGTTGCCTCCTGATCGTGCCCCCCGGATCGAGGCGTTAACTGCCAAACGGCTGATTGATGTCCGATGGGAGAACTCGGCCTTGATCGCGCCATCCTGGAAGATCTGGTTTGGTGAAGCAGGGCAGACCAATTTCGACAGTTTCCGCCGGATGAGTTTTGACGCTTACAATCTGGCGTTTGATGCCTTGAAACGTGGCCACGGGGCAGCGTTGTTGAGCCGGACGATTGTCAAATCATCCGAATTTGACGCGGATCTGGTCCAGCTCGAAGGGCCGCAGCTGCCTGGGTACTTCTATCGCGTCATCCGGTCGCCTGCGGCGATGCGCAAGCGTGCGGTGCGCCAGTTTGTCGATTGGTTGGTGGAAACTGTGACCGACTAG
- a CDS encoding ABC transporter ATP-binding protein, whose translation MSDAHISLRSIRKTYGSAVAVDDLNLDIEEGKFIAIMGPSGCGKSTMLRMLAGLEDVTSGDILREGARINELPIWEREMPMVWQSLALFPFLSVRENVEFGLRMNGIKASERQRRSLEWLEKLGLGDFANRSINQLSGGQRQRVALARCLVTEPSVLLLDEPLSALDAHLSVQMQGELKRLQRELGITFVYVTHSHSEAFSMADTVVIMNQGRIEQAGSPEDIYLRPATPFVAEFLGGSSIFECTARARKTGDFVLESIDGAFKCDASEFPDLEEGQHTSLIVRADQISVTAEGGWAENEVRCKVIGEEFVGALVNLRLETAAGTAVNVQLQQRDMQALDIEVGAGVTASWHPEDGHLINNA comes from the coding sequence ATGAGCGACGCCCATATTTCCTTGCGAAGCATCCGTAAAACCTATGGCTCGGCTGTCGCGGTCGACGATCTGAACCTGGACATCGAAGAGGGTAAATTCATTGCCATCATGGGGCCGTCCGGATGCGGGAAGTCCACCATGTTGCGGATGTTGGCCGGGCTGGAGGACGTGACCAGCGGCGACATTCTGCGTGAAGGTGCGCGGATCAACGAGTTGCCGATCTGGGAACGCGAAATGCCGATGGTCTGGCAGTCGCTGGCGCTGTTTCCGTTCCTGTCAGTGCGCGAGAATGTAGAATTTGGCCTGCGCATGAATGGCATCAAGGCATCGGAACGCCAACGTCGATCGCTGGAGTGGTTGGAAAAACTGGGTTTAGGCGACTTTGCCAATCGGTCGATCAATCAGCTGTCCGGAGGGCAGCGTCAGCGCGTTGCCTTGGCGCGGTGCCTGGTCACGGAACCGTCGGTCCTGTTGTTGGACGAACCTTTGTCAGCACTGGATGCGCATCTGTCGGTTCAGATGCAAGGAGAGTTGAAGCGTCTGCAACGCGAATTGGGCATCACATTTGTCTATGTCACACACAGCCACTCCGAAGCATTTTCCATGGCCGACACCGTGGTGATCATGAACCAGGGGCGCATCGAACAGGCCGGCAGCCCCGAAGATATCTATTTGCGCCCGGCAACCCCGTTCGTGGCCGAATTTCTGGGAGGTTCGTCAATCTTTGAGTGCACTGCTCGCGCCCGTAAAACCGGTGACTTTGTGTTGGAGAGCATTGATGGCGCATTCAAATGTGACGCGTCCGAGTTCCCCGACCTCGAAGAAGGGCAACACACCAGTCTGATTGTGCGTGCTGACCAGATTTCAGTCACGGCCGAAGGTGGATGGGCTGAAAATGAAGTTCGCTGCAAGGTCATCGGCGAGGAATTTGTAGGGGCCTTGGTCAACCTGCGGCTGGAGACAGCCGCAGGTACTGCGGTCAACGTGCAGCTGCAACAGCGCGACATGCAGGCGCTGGACATCGAAGTGGGCGCTGGCGTCACCGCCAGCTGGCACCCCGAAGACGGCCATCTGATCAACAACGCATAA
- a CDS encoding DUF4437 domain-containing protein, which produces MTLKNLFVAASLVVVGATSALADTGLMTKFDDIKWAPIEGTPMEVSILWGSRDTGPYAMYLKMPGGFEVPEHAHTYAYEGITIQGEWKHSFAGESKVLPVGSRVVQPGNAFHGDACVSTEDCVLFIYQDGKGDALFHSE; this is translated from the coding sequence ATGACACTCAAGAACCTGTTCGTCGCGGCATCCCTCGTCGTTGTCGGCGCAACGTCCGCATTGGCGGATACCGGTCTGATGACCAAATTCGACGATATCAAATGGGCCCCGATCGAAGGCACCCCGATGGAAGTTTCGATCCTGTGGGGCAGCCGCGATACTGGGCCTTATGCCATGTATCTGAAGATGCCCGGCGGCTTTGAAGTGCCCGAACACGCCCACACTTATGCCTATGAAGGCATCACCATTCAGGGCGAGTGGAAGCACAGCTTTGCCGGGGAATCCAAGGTCCTGCCGGTTGGTTCGCGCGTGGTTCAGCCTGGCAATGCCTTTCACGGAGATGCCTGTGTCAGCACCGAGGACTGTGTACTGTTCATCTATCAGGACGGCAAAGGTGACGCGTTGTTCCACAGCGAATAA